The following DNA comes from Eretmochelys imbricata isolate rEreImb1 chromosome 18, rEreImb1.hap1, whole genome shotgun sequence.
agccggaaTGGGACATGcttctgcttccaggagccatgtggagcggcgcaaccccccaaccccgctccctggcgGGAGCTTGAGAACCAGAATAAAACATccggagggccggatgtggctcccgggctatagtttgcccacccctgagataTATTGTTGTATCTCAATCTAACAGTGGTTATGAAATgatagacacaacaaatcctataTACAGTATCTTGGCAGGTGGTGAGATGAGATGACGCTTGCGGTCTCCTCTaaccctatgagtctatgaatccCTTTGCCTCTAGGTCACAGTATTattatttgtggcaccttagagactaaccaatttatttgagcataagctttcgtgagctacagctcacttcatcagatgcatactgtggaaagtgtagaagatctttttatatacacacaaagcatgaaaaaatacctcctcccaccccactctcctgctggtaatagcttatctaaagtgatcactctcctgtgatggtgggtattgtagttgtatgtcctgcggaagtgaagaaacagattgatagagccagaagagttcccagaagtcacctactacaggacaggcctaacaaagaaaataacagaacgccactagccatcaccttcagcccccaactaaaacccctccaacacattattaaggatatacaacctatcctgaaggatgaaccaacactctcacaaatcttgggagacaggccagtctttgcctacagacagccccccaacctgaagcaaatactcaccagcaaccacataccacacaacagaaccactaacccaggaacctatccttgcaacaaaacccgttgccaactgtgcccacatatctattcagggacaccatcacagggcctaataacatcagccacactatcagaggctcgttcacctgcacatccaccaatgtgatatatgccatcatgtgccagcaatgcccctctgccatgtacattggtcaaactggacagtctctacgtaaaagaataaatggacacaaatcagatgtcaagaattataacattcataaaccagtcggagaacacttcagtctctctggtcacgcgattacagacatgaaagttgctatattacaacaaaaaaacttcaaatccagactccagcgagaaactgttgaattggaattcatttgcaaattggatacaattaacttaggcttgaatagagactgggagtggctaagtcattatgcaaggtaacctatttccccttgttttttcctacgccccgccccccccccccccagacgttcttgttaaaccctggatttgtgctggaaatggcccaccttgattatcatacacattgtaaggagagtggtcactttagataagctattaccagcaggagagtggggtgggaggaggtattttttcatgctttgtgtgtatataaaaagatcttctacactttccacagtatgcatccgatgaagagagctgtagctcacgaaagcttatgctcaaataaattggttagtctctaaggtgccacaagtactccttttctttttgcaaatacagactaacacggctgttactctgaaacctagtattattatttaacatgtttattaTGATAGTGCTTAACAGCCAACCAAGAGTGGTGCCCTATTGTGTCCCAAagagtctaaatagacaagacatacATAGTATGGGAAGAGGTATAACACAAGTAGAGCGAACAATAGGATGGCTGCAAACATCATAGTAGTTccatgtttgtgtgtttgtttatttggtGGGGAGGTTgggtttagttaggaggggaAGTGAGGGACAGAGAGCTAGGAATGGACACTTGCTACACCCTCTGATCTGGTGTCTCTTGTAAATTTGATCCTGATTGGATTTACACCTAAGAAACACAAGGCAAAGAAAGACATGAAGTAGCCACAGCCATGCAGGTTGCAGAGAAATATGTAGTTGGTCAAGGAAGCCTCTGCAAAAATCTACAGCAAGTCCTGGCTACACACTAGCAGGAAGTATCACCGCCTGAAGATGTTTCATCACTGTGACAGAAGCAACAGCAGATGAGTCATCAAACTATAGTGATGGGTGCCATAAAAGAACCTAGATAAATAGCTGGAGCACAAGGAAGAGATCCGCAGAGCAATTTAAGAACCACTTAGGTATGTGTCTCCAATCATTCACCAGTCTAGTTTCTAACAATGATTACACTGGGTGTTACGTACCCCAAATACGACGTATAACCTGGGTACAGACACAAGTGGTCAACAACAGATGATCAAATAGGAAGATAGAGGAgcacttccccccatcccccaaagaTTGTTATGGCTCAACAGAGCTATAATGAGATTACAAacgagccaaatcctgctcaccctGTTGGTGTTATAAACATACAACTGGAGCAGAGATTGTTTCTCACTGTGTtcatacagtgcccagcacaatgggactccaAATCTTGAATAAAGCATCTAGGTGCTACTAAGTACTAAAAATAGATGGGTAAGATTAAGGGAATTtcagataaaaattgaaaaagccCTGTCCACGCAGAAAATATTCTAGTGTTGGAAAACGGTTCCCTGGCAGAACTATGCTTGACAACCATTTTCCAAGATGGTTGTGGCTAGCACAGTTCAAGCTGCAGGGCATAGTGGTGGGGCTAATAAGTCACCTGCAGGTGAGTGCAACAGATGGGATTTTCTCATGCCAGCTCAGTTAATGCCACTTCCTGCAACTCATCTGGCAAGATCTTGTTTTGTACAATTGACTTCTTCAAACTTAAAATGCAGACTGCTATTCCCAAGAGGATGCTTTCACTTGACACTAATCTTTTGATAGTCATAGTGACAGTTAATTGATAGTTGCCTTTGTCTGAAAGCCATTAACATAAATAACCAACAAGGGCAAGGTATGCCTGTAAGAACTCTGCACAAagcttcgcaaaaagaaaaggagtacttctggcaccttagagactaaccaatttatttgaaagctcatgctcaaataaattggttagtctctaaggtgccagaagtactccttttctttttgcgaagacagactaacacggctgttactctgaaacctgcacaaaGCTTGACACTTAGCAGGGTTTAGAGTGAAGAAAGGGTCGTGATGACATGAACTGAGCACCACCAACAGCCTGCAGGCTCAGTTCTGTTGAGTTCTCAGGAGTCTTACGGATATGGGTTTGAAGAATATGTAGCAGTGAGAAGCGAACAGGGAGAGGCAAGCTTTGCACATTAATatgatcattttaaaaaccaaattgTGAAAAAGCATTATCTTAAACCTCCAGCATAGCAGAGGAGCTAAAGCCAGAGGTGATGGCTTAGTGACTTTAGTATCAGTCTTGAAATATTTAGAATCCTTGGAACCGCTGGTTTGAATCTGTCCTAGATCAACTCAGCCCTTTATCTTTCCAAGGAAGATATATGGAGCTTGAGATGGTCAAGTCAGAGAAAGAGTGAGTGCTTTAAAATAAGACCTTTAGAGCCAAGATCTTGCCTGTTCTGAATGGACATTAAAAATTTCATAGCACTTTAATTACCTCCCTTCACCATTGTGCAGTGTTGCTTTGCATTCATGGTTTACCACCCTCTACTtatgaggtggctgcatttcagttgttCTTTATCTATGTGGTTAGTGAAGCTCTTAAGGCTTGTGAACAATAAGAATACAAAATATGAATGGGGAATTAAATGTGTTCCATGAACCAATATGTGTTTCTGGCCATCTGACTTGAGAGAGGGgaaagcaggaagagaagaaaacacCCCACAATACATTTATAAGTGAGTTTATTTGCCTTTCTTATAAGACACATACATACAAGTTATTATAAAAGTACCCAGACAAACTCTAGCCAAATGCAGTATAAGCAAAGTGTTGCCATCAAGAGGAATGTCTCAGATCTACAGTATCTTGGCTTCCAGATGAAATATTTCCACTAGGCATTGTAGGATGAAGAGGACACATTTCCTCCATGACCTGTCCAGTTAGTATGGATGAATTCCCCTGGTTTCGATAACAGTTCATAGGTATGAGCACCAAAGTAATCACGCTGTGCCTAGATGATGAAACACACAGGAACACCACAATCAAATACCAACATCACCGAGATATTGCACCTTACATCCCACCTCTGTATGTAGGTATCTGTTTAGGTTCTCAAACCAAGTCCATTGCCATGGTGTCTGAGTGACacccattttaaaagaaatatatgaGATTTGGGGCAAATCTTACAAAGTGGACATGTCTAGAATGTGTACGTGTAATCTGTTATACGATAGCAAAACCTTCAGGAAAGCAGATTCAGACTGGAGAACACAAGCAggataaggggtggggggaaggagagaagtaACCTGACTGCACAACGTTTTATTGCTATCGAAGTGTGAGGTAATTTAAGATTATAGGGTCTGAACCCAGGAATAACGCATAGAAGAGGTGGCAATATGGAAGAAAGGCTTTTGGCAGGTGATCCTTCACACACTGATgtgctgttttggtttttttcttccttgggcttaaatttcagcctCACAGGTCTCAATGTGGCGTCTTGGGTGCTTACCTGAATCAGGTTAGCTGGCAGCATCTCATGCCTATACCCATCATAAAAGGAAAGTGCCGTAGTGAAGCAGGGCATAGGGATGCCAATCTGGACTCCAGTGCTGATCACACGTCGCCAGGAGTCCTGATGGAGAATaaagagaaagaaggaaacagACTACTTAGCCAGCAGCATTCAGGACTACAGCAGAGGTTACTGTTCTCTAGTCTAATGGCATGTTCCTACTGGCAATCACTACCCTGGATCAAGTGAGCAGATTTTCCAATCAGTATTCATAAACAAAAGCAGTCCAGAGTGCTGCCCAGCAAGACAGAATTAAACAAGACACACACAGTAAAAGCAGTACCCTATACTGTATACACAATCAGACCTAAAACTCAGGCAGGAACTCTGCTCTTTTACATATGCAGGGAGAACAAATTCCAAAGAGAAGAATATAATAAGCAGAACACTGAGCAAATAAGGCGTTTTCAGTAATCCTAATGAAAAAGAGCACAATGACTCCCGAAGGACATAAGAGACTAGTACATCGCTTCAGAACGGTATGTGGACAATCTTTTGTCTGAAAGTTAAATCTGATTTAGTAACATGCATAGGATACTCAGCTTTAGTGAATGGAATTAAGTCATAATAAAATGACTCAATTGGCCATACAGACACTGTTTATAGTTCTAACTGGACTTGTCTCCTGCCCAGATCAGAACACTTTATTTGGACGGTCCTAGGTCTAGTGAATTGAGAGCCTAGTACATTGCTGATACTATGCTACTGCATACACTAACAGCAGAATTTTTTAGCTACAAAATTGTAATCCAAACTCTGCACAGCAGGCCCCTTCCAAGGCAAAAGGCATGGTCAGTGATGAGAATGAGGTTTCACCTTGTTAgacaaaagaaagaagaaaaaaataatagtttCTAGGACCACAGTTCTTCCAAACTACTGCACTCCTGTCTGATGATTTCACATGAAAATGGAGTGGCAAACTTAAGAGTTTATGGTTGCTACTAATAGAACTGCCAGGATGAGCAACTGGTTGAATGGATGTCAGTAAATTACATTTTAGAAACTGATGAGTCATGGTAGCTGAGGATGAATTAATGTGAATTAAGGGCAAAGAACTGAACATTTGTTTGCCTGTATATTACTTCTGGGGAGATCATATTAATACTCTGTGACACTCAAGGAGGTGTGTGTTACATTTGACACTATGGCAAGTCTAGGAAGAGTTACCCTTGCAGTACATCATCACCTCCAAATCCTATAGTCTAGGAAGAGTTCCGTTCAGCTCTCGATTCATTTGGATGCCAAAATTATAGGGTAGTACTTTACCCATTACAGTCAaactctctcccttttttcctttatttagACGTAATACCTCCATCTTTCTGATGAGATGGAAATGAAAGGTCTTGACTTCATGTGGGTATTTTTACAAAAGTGTGGGTGTTAACTTTGGTGTCCAGACCAAATTCTAATTTGGATAATTACATTTTGCCTCACCACGGTTACGATGGTGCAGTTTCAACTGGTTATGATTATGTTTCACTTCCTGTTCTTCGCTGTACACAGTAGTAGTGCTAAACAGCTGGCATGTTCCACCATGGAGatgctgcatttcaatggtggaTGAGTGATTCCTAGATGCATACAttgtattcacacacacacatgcaatccCGAAGCGCTTTAGGATTACTTTAAAGCTCTTTGGGATTAAGGGTGTTATATAAAAGATATTTTAGAGACGTTTTTCTCTGCCCTCTCTCTTCTTGGACCTAACCACACTGCAGAAGGGGTGTTTTGGGGCATGTACTGTTGGTAAATTGTTGCCTTTGTGCTCTCCCTTCTTCAGACACACACCTGACAGTCCTCCACAGCCTTCTTAAAGAAGTCATCCAATAGCAGGTTCTGGAGATCGGGGTTTCGGTCAAAAGCATCTCTGATCTTCCCCAGGAATGCACTAAACAGGACAGACACAAAGCTGGAATTAGGTATCAGTGGTGGGAGCTGTGAATCGCCTAGAATCCAAAGGGCTAAGGGCTGGGATTTGACAGGCAGCCAGTAAGGCACAGTGTTTACAGAACTCAGCCAATCAACAGATTCCAAACACCAACACCTAGGGGAAAATGACAAAGTGAAAAAATGAAAAGATCAGCAGTGGCGGAGTAACATATAAACTTGATATCAGGTTGCATGAGCTCCAGTGTTGACATAGGCAGCAGCATCCCAGTATTGGCAGATAAAATATAGGAGATCTTCCACAGAGATCTCTGAGTGGGCCAGTCCAGCACAAGGCAAACCAAACTGCTCTCTGGTCAGCATTCCCTGCCCCAATTGCTCTCTTACCTTCTGATGATGCAGCCTCCCCTCCACATCAATGCAATGCCACCATAGTTAATTGTCCAGCCAAATTCTTTGGCTGCCTGTCTCAGCAGCATGAAGCCTTGAGCGTAGGAGATAATCTTGGAGGCATAGAGTGCCTAGAGAGAGACAAATCATATTTAGGGAAGCAGCCCACAAACTCTGATAGAAGAACTTTAGAATCTGACTCACAAGCAGAGCACACAAGTCACACCAAGGTCCATCTCAGGGGCAACACTCTAGTTATATGTAAGAAACTCACTTACTGAATTCCAAACGCTCCTAACTACTATCTCTGATGGTCAAAGCCTTTTCAATCTCACACTTCAAAAGAATATAGTTGATCCAGGTCAATAGGTACTGAGAGGTACTAAATCTCTCCCCTATGCAGTTCGGACAACTAACATCAAAATATCACCATTTTCTTGCGTTGGTGCTACCCTCATCTATTACTCGAACATGAAGAAAAAGATACAGTCAAATTCTACTTAGTTTTAGTCAGGGTTATGgttttgcttgtttttctttttttttggtgcatCTATTCCAGTAGTTTTCTCCAGACTGTATGGGTACCACAGAAAGGGAGACTGCTAAAAGAGCAAGTAAGCACTCTTCACTTAATCTGGATCATGCACAGGAACACACACATACGTCTCTTTGTCTCCTTTTATTCCCCAAGCCTTTTGCCAGGCAGATTTTCCTACAATAATAAATTTTTGGCACTTCTCTAGCACATTCCATCTGAGAAGTTCAATGTGCTTTCTAAGTGTTAATAAATGTAGCCTCTCTAATGGACAGAAAGTGAAATACCATCTCCATTGCACAGAGAgggaaatggagacacagaaAGGTGAtgtgaattgcccaaggtcacacattgAGTTAGTGACTTGACTAGGAATAGCAACTGGTTCCCAGTCTTGTGCCTGTATCACCCTTCATCCCAACTGGGATCTTTCTCTGGTCCATGAACAAGTTCCCCATTAACCATATTTTATTGCATCTCAGTTGGCACACACCGAGAGAAATGGGCATGACAGGAGGCGGTCCAGGGCAGGCTCTAATGGCTGGAAACAAGGACAGCACAAGAGCACAGCCAACACGTGTCCCATTCAGAGTCCCGGACTCACAGCATACAAGCTCACTTTGTCCCCGCAGTTCTAATGCAGAGCTCTGTCTAGAAGCCCTGACTCACCTTCCGAATATCTTCCAGAAATGCCTTCTTGTTCCCACTGAACTGAGTCATTTTGGGCCCATCCAACCGTTTGCTGGCCTGTACCCTCTCATCCTTGAGGGAAGACAAGCACCGTGCAAAGACAGCCTCACCTTTActcagagaaggaaagagaagacaTTTAGCAAGCACAAGCCAAACAATGAGGCCTTTCTAGCCTACTGCATGCAGAGCCAAGGCATGGGGACAGGTGTTTATAGAGATGGGATGACAGCAGCAAGCCACACTGCCATGCAAGGAAGGTCAGGTTTAGGAATGACAGAGGACTCCCATTGGCCACACCAAAGGGAATTTCCTCTGTCTACAGGAAGAGGACCTTTTATTGAGCACCCCATGACAGCTGACTCACAGTGTGGGGCTGAGTCTCCACAATCTAATCTAGTCAGAGAACTCATATTCAATAGAGGATCATCAGAAATGGAGAAGGGAGAATCTAAAACTAGCAGAAagtgaggggtggaggaggagagaaagggatTAAGTGAGGAATAGCCCACACTCTGAGATCTAGAGAGTCTAACGAAAGAAAGGTGGCTTCCAACCATTTACTTAGGTTTTTGGATGAATTATCAGAATATCAGCCAGAAACACAGCCACTGGGCTAGAGCATTTTTGGGCAGCATTGCTTTGCCTGACATACTTCTTAAAACAACATAAAGCATCTACTATATGACAAGAGTCCTGGACAGAAATAATCAATGTTTCCTTATTTGTGAAAGGAACTTCAATCTTTTGGTCTCTGTTTCCTTCATCCATAAAATACAGACAATTTTGTATCACAGTATATCTTAGGGAGAGGTGGGCTTAGGAAACTAAATAAATacttgcacagtgctttgaagcTGAGAAGCATTTACACAAATACCAAGTATGATGCACATTAATTGGAGATGCTTTCTAGGAAATCCtcagcacacacaaaaatgctgCAGACAAACATTACAAATAAATCGACTTCATAGGGGAAGTGAAAATTTTTATCTGTTAAGATCTTAGTTCTGGCAGTCAGGGGCCCATGCAAGATTTGTACACATCACTAAGCAAGGTAGGGAGCTGCATTCCTTGGAGAGCTGTAGAAGCAAGCAATATCATCAACTCTTGCATGGAAGCCAAAACCCTGAATTCTTGTCCTGGCAGATAAGTAAAGGCAAAACTAACTCACAGATATGTTATTTTAAAgtgtattcattttaatttaagacTGTACAGATATTCAGGGAAAGAACTGGGAATTTAAACAGTTTCCTTTACTTTTTAGCATTTGAGGTCACCTTTCAGGGGACTGACAGAAATATGAAAGCATACAAGACTTTCCTTCTTCCTTTACAATGAATCTCCGGTTATTAAAAAGTCTTTCTTTCATACACCTGTGAATGAGTCATAGGTTTGCACAGGACTTCCCTGTCATAGGTCATTATACTTTATCATAATCAGAACAAACCACTCCTTTTCATTCTTGCCCAACCCATTTCCTTCTGCTTTATTGTGGAGGGAGCATGACTCTGCTATTGCAGGGAGGAAGTTGCAAGTCACCCTGATGCAAGGAGAAAGATGTAGCAACTGCACTAAGAATTTCCAGTATTTGCACAGGGGTTGTGAGGCACTAACTCCACAAGCCACTTCTGCAGCACAGAATTATACTTGGGAAATGCCTCCACCCTTGATCCTTGCAAAAGAAGGAGCCCAAGCAACTTTACCAACCAAATGGAGGACACAACAATTTAAAAGTAAACAAAGCTCTGAGAGATTTAAAGCTCTGGtataatatttaaattattcaGCAAATGGCAGCCTCAGCCCTactttgtaaaaatgttttttgttgcaGTGCAGCCAAGCTTCTCCAATAAACTGGATTCAGCTGGCCACAGAGGGAGTGATCAATACAATTTATCTTCTAAAACAAGGGGGCTTAGCAAAACTACAGGGGAGAGAAGAGGTGGGAAAAAGAGCaggaaaaataaagcaaactCTGACAACAGATGGAACTTCCCGAAGTTAAAGTCCACACTAGAGCTTGTACCATGAATTTAAACACATCTGTAACATAGTTTTTGGGTGTCTACCCCTAACACACCTGTAATTTCACAGCTGTGTTCAGAAACTATGCTAGAGACAACAATCAGTGGTAGGTGGGTAATTATGTGGGTGGCTACTTTTCAGGCACACTTtaggggcctgacccaaagcctactgaagtcaatgaaaagattcccactgacttcaatgggctttgggtcagaccATAAGCTAAccaaagcagtttaaaaaaaaatctgttcacatTGCATAGAAAAACCATGCAAACAACCATCATGTTGGAACATAGATGGCAACTATGCTTCTTACAGATAAATGCTCAAAATCCATTTTCAAAGACAGCTGGGGGGGGTTAGTGCTGTTCAAGCCATAGTGCGGATAAGGCCTAAGTGTCCCTATCTAGTCAGATCGACACTGTGTCACTCGAGCTCTGCTAAAACTATCACATGGAAATGGGGGACGAGAAAGGTACAGGGATGGTGGAAAAATAATTCCTACATCTTCAGGAAGATGCAAGTTCTTATAAAACTATAGCAGAAATAGGAGTTTCTTATTCCACACATTTTCAAGGCTGTGATTTGACTCAGCATCGGGCACCAGGGGAGGATAGATTACTGAGAACAGGGCTGAACCAAACTAGAGTAGTAAATATTAAAAACCCTCTCTCGCGTCTTGGTCTGGCATTGGGTCACCACCAGCTAAGGAACTACCAAATACCATGATGGGGGCAAAGAGGTGTTGACTGTACAAGTGGGACAGATGATTAGGGAGAATTCCCATAGAAGATAAGCAAAAAGCAGGGAGCAGTACTGTCAAAGGGCAAAAGGGCCTTAACTGTTAGACCAGGGATAACAGAGACAGAAGCACCTTCATCATGGGCTTATCCCCTCTACTGCGAAGCGTTCCATGGCTAACATGCTGTTAGACCGGTAGAACAAGAGACAGTGATATCAGTCAGATTGACAAGTCAGTTACCGATGAGCGTGACAGGAACTCCATATTCCAGGGCTGAGATGGCTGTCCACTTCCCAGTGCCTTTTTGACCTGCGCTGTCCTTGATCTTTGGGAGCAGGTGTTTGCCATCAGAGTCCCTGAACTTGAGGATGTTGGCTGTGATTTCAATCAGGAAAGAGTCCAGCTCTGTCTTATTCCATTCTCCGAACACCTTGATGGAGAAACCAACAATGGGATTCCAAGAGGGATACTTACCCGAGCTCAAATTACTGGCACCCCTTCAAACCCACTGACGATCTTAGCCCATTTGCCAGGCATCTTCTCAACAGCTCAGAAGAGGAACTAGCATGTCCCCATGTCAGAGGTACCGTAGGTGCATGGAGCTGCAAAGCAGCCATCTCCAAACAGAAACATACAGACAGATTCTGGCCTGATACTACAAGAGCCATATGGGGAGTGGAAACGCCTCATTCCATGACACCATACTCTTGGCACTTTGACTATTTATGGCTCATCCCAAGATTAATCAGGTCTCTATAAGGATTATCTATCCACACTATTGAATCCTATCCTGCTTTAAGGGATCTCTGTGACCTACATTATTGGCTCATATGGAAGAGGTTCATTAGCTTCTTCAGCCCAAGTCAAGGAACAAGGGAGCAATAAGTGGAAACACTTCAGATCCGACCAGGACAGATTCTTTCCCAGGGCAGGAGGCACATGGGGAATGAAAGATCTGAGGCAATGGTCTAAAAGTGTTCAAGGTTTAGGACCTACCTCAGTTGGTGCCC
Coding sequences within:
- the PGD gene encoding 6-phosphogluconate dehydrogenase, decarboxylating; this encodes MAQADIALIGLAVMGQNLVLNMNDHGFVVCAFNRTVSKVDAFLANEAKGTKVIGAHSLQEMVSKLKKPRRIILLVKAGSAVDDFIKSLVPLLEAGDIIIDGGNSEYRDTTRRCKELQEKGILFVGSGVSGGEEGARYGPSLMPGGDKEAWPHIKKIFQSIAAKVNTGEPCCDWVGEEGAGHFVKMVHNGIEYGDMQLICEAYHLMKDVLGMEHDEMATVFGEWNKTELDSFLIEITANILKFRDSDGKHLLPKIKDSAGQKGTGKWTAISALEYGVPVTLIGEAVFARCLSSLKDERVQASKRLDGPKMTQFSGNKKAFLEDIRKALYASKIISYAQGFMLLRQAAKEFGWTINYGGIALMWRGGCIIRSAFLGKIRDAFDRNPDLQNLLLDDFFKKAVEDCQDSWRRVISTGVQIGIPMPCFTTALSFYDGYRHEMLPANLIQAQRDYFGAHTYELLSKPGEFIHTNWTGHGGNVSSSSYNA